One part of the Deinococcus humi genome encodes these proteins:
- a CDS encoding tetratricopeptide repeat protein, which yields MNRLNRLFPLAVALLASPALAAGGWVSLSDQTILGPEAGMRAQVAKLRTEACQPTVRDYKTPGLAPVGGLDIDEVIRSLEKMLATFKPGDPARAGLEHSLKMAREQKENGTKVLPLPVRREKGAMTFETALRTAETLVGARGRKATGGSSSDVVAALAAESPRAALALLLAGHRAKPKDAMTLVNLAGVLTLAGLPREAIAVLDRAAELGGKLPTPGGVPGQAIALTNRGHAFLGLGRWSEAQAPLKQALSLAPDLSEARMNLSKALLCNGDVNGATRELRVALRRTIAPENSDLILKEKTPGRHGDGVGPREQSPTRRPSASLFDLSRGATFDLPQLKLPRTRREAIVMHSQYEALEQQGHAILRALGVRASAVNLSQVLDPGEMRWFKLVNGAITTSIFEPEVWPAHKAAYDAHYALDKARRPLADQRNKTIEAGMARLASVPHTCADVDTVYDDAYQTYMDALRPYLKGQEQAMARYVSARVKFETALAANLPDPAVRASKRAQIEASAKAMFYGPVVYGGVFFSEVPSLFCTEQTLPGVPLDLAELPTLDADPCGGMFSGAKVKSKVPSPALKAQGLGLSFSLSCKKVDIELSTSSLMGTDWLGGFASASLDWNGNATLFTGVKAELKLPKGVPVTGGIGAKEGVYIKFGKDGIEDAGMRVELKGSLGAGPDASTGLWEGKIEQEFGIAAAAAYWRER from the coding sequence ATGAACAGATTGAACCGCTTGTTCCCCCTTGCTGTCGCCTTGCTCGCTTCGCCCGCCCTGGCTGCCGGGGGCTGGGTATCCCTCAGCGACCAGACCATCCTCGGGCCGGAAGCCGGGATGCGCGCCCAGGTCGCCAAACTTCGCACCGAGGCCTGCCAGCCCACCGTGCGCGACTACAAGACGCCCGGCCTGGCACCCGTCGGCGGCTTAGACATCGACGAGGTGATCCGGTCCTTGGAAAAGATGCTCGCCACCTTCAAGCCCGGCGACCCGGCTCGTGCGGGGCTGGAACACTCGCTGAAGATGGCGCGCGAGCAGAAGGAAAATGGCACCAAGGTGCTGCCCCTGCCGGTGCGCCGCGAGAAAGGTGCCATGACCTTCGAAACGGCCCTCAGGACGGCGGAGACGTTGGTGGGCGCCAGGGGCAGAAAAGCGACGGGCGGCTCGTCGTCGGATGTGGTGGCGGCCCTGGCAGCAGAGAGTCCCCGCGCAGCCCTTGCCCTCCTGCTGGCCGGTCACCGCGCGAAGCCCAAAGACGCCATGACGCTGGTCAATCTTGCAGGCGTGCTGACTCTTGCGGGCCTGCCCCGTGAGGCCATCGCGGTGCTCGACCGGGCGGCGGAACTGGGCGGGAAGCTGCCCACGCCAGGGGGTGTGCCCGGGCAAGCCATTGCGCTGACCAACCGGGGGCATGCTTTCCTGGGACTGGGGCGCTGGAGCGAGGCGCAGGCCCCGCTGAAACAGGCCCTCTCGCTTGCCCCAGATCTCTCCGAGGCGCGCATGAACCTGTCCAAGGCCCTGCTGTGCAACGGCGACGTGAACGGCGCGACGAGGGAACTGCGGGTGGCACTGCGCCGCACCATTGCGCCCGAGAACAGCGACCTGATCCTCAAGGAAAAGACACCAGGACGCCACGGCGACGGGGTAGGGCCGCGCGAGCAGTCTCCAACCCGCCGTCCGTCGGCCTCGCTGTTCGACCTATCGCGCGGTGCCACCTTTGATCTGCCACAGCTCAAGCTGCCCAGAACCCGCCGCGAGGCCATCGTGATGCATTCGCAGTATGAGGCCCTCGAGCAGCAGGGACACGCGATTTTGCGCGCTCTGGGCGTCCGGGCCAGCGCTGTCAACCTCTCGCAGGTGCTCGACCCAGGCGAGATGCGCTGGTTCAAGCTGGTCAACGGTGCCATCACCACGTCCATCTTCGAGCCGGAAGTCTGGCCCGCGCATAAGGCGGCCTACGACGCCCACTACGCGCTCGACAAGGCGCGGCGTCCACTGGCCGATCAGCGCAACAAGACCATAGAGGCGGGCATGGCGCGCCTGGCTTCGGTGCCGCACACCTGCGCGGACGTGGACACGGTATACGACGATGCTTACCAGACCTATATGGACGCCCTACGGCCCTACCTCAAGGGGCAGGAACAGGCGATGGCGCGCTACGTCTCGGCGCGCGTCAAGTTCGAAACCGCGCTCGCCGCCAACCTGCCTGATCCGGCGGTACGCGCCTCCAAGCGGGCGCAGATCGAGGCGTCGGCCAAGGCCATGTTCTACGGCCCGGTCGTGTACGGAGGGGTCTTCTTCAGCGAAGTGCCGAGTCTGTTCTGCACCGAACAGACTCTGCCGGGCGTCCCGCTCGACCTCGCCGAATTGCCCACTCTCGACGCCGATCCCTGTGGAGGGATGTTCTCTGGAGCCAAGGTGAAGTCCAAGGTGCCCTCACCCGCCCTCAAGGCGCAGGGATTGGGCCTGAGCTTTTCACTGAGCTGCAAGAAAGTCGACATCGAACTGTCCACCTCATCCCTGATGGGCACCGATTGGCTGGGCGGATTCGCGTCCGCCAGCCTGGACTGGAACGGCAATGCCACCCTGTTTACGGGCGTGAAGGCCGAACTCAAGCTGCCCAAGGGTGTGCCTGTCACGGGTGGGATCGGGGCAAAGGAAGGCGTGTACATCAAGTTCGGCAAGGACGGAATTGAGGACGCCGGGATGCGCGTGGAACTCAAAGGCTCGCTGGGTGCGGGACCAGACGCCTCCACCGGGCTGTGGGAGGGCAAGATTGAGCAGGAGTTCGGCATCGCCGCCGCCGCCGCTTACTGGCGCGAACGCTGA
- a CDS encoding potassium/proton antiporter has product MPVVTTELYLLAAGILLLISLIVSRLGGRLGIPGLLLFLGVGMLAGSDGLGIQFSDYQLAQALGTVALCFILFQGGLTTNWSETRPVIRRGLSLATLGVLITAGVMAVFTHYALNLPWLVAWLLGAVVSSTDASAVFSVLKERALGLKGDIGPLLEFESGGNDPMAVFLTVGLLELIAHPSMGVLDIIPLFAQQMVIGGVLGMVLGRGALFMLNRLQLQFEGLYSVLTLALALTIFSVTAVVGGSGFLAIFVAGIILGNADFLHKRSLLSFHDGLAWLMQVAMFLTLGLLVNPRELLPTAGLALACALVLVFVARPVSVVVSLAASRMPFSHKAMVGWVGLRGAVPIVLATFPLLAGVPQAQELFNIVFFIVLTSVLLQGTTLTTMADLLGLRETRTAPSTPPMTYTPTGHSKNALVEVEVCPGSLADNQRIVDLHLPPEALVVLIHRADEYLIPRGATRLMAGDSVQVLAQAEELREVQRQLGHEA; this is encoded by the coding sequence GTGCCAGTCGTCACCACTGAACTCTATCTGCTCGCTGCCGGAATACTCCTGCTCATCAGCCTGATCGTGAGCCGCTTGGGTGGACGGCTGGGCATTCCAGGCCTGTTGCTTTTCCTGGGGGTGGGGATGCTCGCCGGGTCGGATGGCCTGGGCATTCAGTTCAGCGATTATCAGCTGGCACAGGCCTTGGGGACCGTCGCGTTGTGTTTCATTCTGTTTCAAGGGGGTCTGACCACCAACTGGAGCGAGACGCGGCCCGTGATCCGGCGGGGGCTGAGTCTGGCGACGCTGGGCGTGCTCATCACGGCGGGCGTGATGGCCGTTTTCACGCATTACGCTCTGAACCTGCCGTGGCTGGTGGCGTGGCTCCTGGGCGCAGTGGTTAGCAGCACCGATGCCTCGGCAGTCTTCAGCGTTCTCAAGGAGCGGGCGCTGGGCTTGAAAGGAGACATCGGACCTTTATTGGAGTTCGAATCGGGTGGCAACGATCCGATGGCCGTGTTTCTGACCGTGGGTCTGCTGGAACTGATCGCCCACCCCAGCATGGGCGTGCTAGACATCATTCCTCTGTTCGCGCAGCAAATGGTCATTGGTGGCGTGTTGGGCATGGTCTTGGGCCGAGGGGCGCTGTTCATGCTCAACCGTCTGCAATTGCAATTTGAGGGCCTGTATTCGGTTCTGACCCTGGCCCTGGCGCTGACCATCTTCAGCGTCACAGCGGTGGTGGGTGGCAGCGGCTTTCTGGCCATCTTCGTCGCTGGCATCATCCTGGGGAACGCCGACTTCCTGCACAAGCGCAGCCTGCTTTCATTTCATGACGGTCTGGCCTGGCTGATGCAGGTGGCCATGTTCCTGACGCTGGGCCTGCTGGTCAATCCGCGCGAGCTGCTGCCCACAGCCGGACTCGCGCTGGCCTGCGCGCTGGTGCTGGTCTTCGTGGCCCGGCCCGTCAGTGTGGTCGTCAGCCTGGCTGCCTCACGCATGCCGTTCAGTCACAAGGCGATGGTGGGCTGGGTGGGCCTGCGCGGCGCGGTTCCCATTGTGCTCGCCACTTTTCCGTTGCTGGCCGGAGTTCCGCAGGCACAGGAGCTGTTCAATATTGTCTTTTTCATCGTGCTGACCAGCGTGCTGTTGCAAGGCACCACGCTTACCACCATGGCGGATCTGCTGGGCCTGCGTGAAACCCGCACCGCACCGTCCACTCCACCCATGACCTACACGCCCACTGGACATAGTAAGAATGCACTGGTAGAAGTCGAAGTGTGTCCGGGTAGTCTCGCTGACAACCAGCGCATCGTCGACCTGCATCTGCCCCCAGAGGCACTCGTGGTGCTGATTCACCGTGCGGACGAATACCTGATTCCGAGAGGTGCGACCCGGCTCATGGCCGGCGACAGCGTGCAGGTGCTGGCTCAGGCAGAGGAACTGCGCGAGGTTCAGCGCCAGCTGGGCCATGAGGCCTGA
- the nagZ gene encoding beta-N-acetylhexosaminidase: MNPARTLIVDLPGPDLTPEQGRFLALYGFGGICLFARNITTPERTARLVRDIRDALGHDALIATDQEGGAVLRRLDVPHAPTPQALGWLNDVEAAREAGRVAARGIIELGLNWNYAPSLDVNVDPLNPVIGERSFGADPQVVAELGVAWAQGSEEMGVMSSVKHFPGHGDTRTDSHLALPVVDKSRAELEAVEWRPFQAAVQANLGSIMTAHILYPQIDAEEPATLSRHLLHDLLRRDWGYDGVVVTDAMDMRAVADRYPDGHGAALALHAGADAVLSCGHGDLDIHVRHLGAVERALRANELSAERLAEAVGRLEKAARRFPGSPRPYRAAQRQADEAWTDAIAQRSLQQVGSIPRLDPHETVVLIAHRQPGLGGPYGDSLSGEALAEALRPTFPELHLAVHDGQDLSGVTALLSEFPDAAILLATTERWDVGEAVQQLAQDLKGRRTAHLALWNSDRAAELKLPALVTHGFRPAQLRALTARLAR, encoded by the coding sequence ATGAATCCTGCCCGGACCCTGATCGTCGATCTGCCCGGTCCTGACCTGACACCGGAGCAGGGCCGCTTTCTGGCGCTCTACGGCTTCGGTGGCATCTGCCTGTTTGCGCGCAACATCACGACGCCGGAAAGGACGGCGCGGCTCGTGCGGGACATCCGCGACGCGCTCGGTCACGACGCCCTGATTGCCACCGATCAGGAGGGTGGAGCCGTGTTGCGCCGGCTGGACGTTCCCCACGCACCAACGCCACAGGCGCTGGGCTGGCTGAACGACGTGGAAGCCGCGCGGGAGGCCGGACGGGTGGCGGCGCGCGGAATTATTGAGCTGGGCCTCAACTGGAATTACGCACCCAGCCTAGATGTGAATGTGGACCCGCTGAACCCGGTGATCGGCGAACGCTCCTTCGGCGCAGACCCGCAGGTGGTGGCTGAACTGGGCGTCGCCTGGGCGCAGGGCAGTGAGGAAATGGGTGTCATGAGCTCGGTCAAGCATTTTCCTGGCCACGGTGACACTCGCACTGACAGCCACTTGGCGCTGCCCGTGGTGGACAAATCTCGCGCCGAATTGGAGGCTGTAGAATGGCGGCCTTTCCAGGCGGCCGTCCAGGCAAATCTGGGCAGCATCATGACCGCCCACATTCTTTATCCACAAATCGACGCCGAAGAGCCCGCGACCCTCTCTCGGCACCTGCTCCATGATTTGTTGCGGCGTGACTGGGGCTACGACGGCGTGGTCGTCACCGACGCGATGGACATGCGGGCGGTGGCGGACCGCTATCCGGATGGACACGGCGCGGCGCTGGCCCTCCACGCTGGAGCAGACGCCGTGCTGAGCTGTGGTCACGGTGATCTCGACATTCATGTCCGCCACCTGGGGGCCGTCGAGCGTGCGCTTCGGGCGAACGAACTCTCGGCAGAGCGGCTGGCGGAAGCGGTGGGACGGCTGGAGAAAGCGGCACGCCGTTTCCCCGGGAGTCCTCGGCCATACCGGGCAGCGCAGCGGCAGGCAGACGAGGCGTGGACTGACGCTATCGCCCAGCGCAGCCTGCAGCAGGTGGGCAGCATTCCCAGGCTTGATCCTCACGAGACGGTGGTGCTGATCGCTCACCGGCAGCCTGGGCTGGGCGGACCCTACGGCGACAGTCTGAGCGGTGAAGCTCTGGCCGAAGCCTTGCGGCCGACTTTTCCAGAACTACACCTGGCCGTGCACGACGGACAGGATCTATCTGGGGTGACCGCCCTGCTCTCCGAGTTCCCGGATGCCGCCATTTTGCTGGCCACCACTGAGCGCTGGGACGTCGGCGAGGCTGTTCAGCAACTTGCACAGGACTTGAAAGGGCGGCGAACCGCGCATCTGGCACTGTGGAATTCCGACAGGGCGGCGGAGCTGAAATTGCCCGCGCTAGTGACCCACGGCTTTCGTCCGGCACAGTTAAGGGCCTTGACCGCTCGTTTAGCCAGGTGA
- a CDS encoding carbohydrate ABC transporter permease gives MSLVVRAPAQTAAPRRRNVKLGRIVLRYAILLSVLVFAIFPFLWTLAIALTDKTAGGSIYNFPASLFPKAITLHNFVDVYRTFSLGKYVWNSISITGMTIIGTLLVSALAAYPLARFRFPGKGLIFAVIIATLVLPGETTFIVNTLTLKKMGLLGTHLGVVLPTVAAAFGIFLMRQAFLSIPQALLEAARLDGAGELTILTRIMLPLSVPSLAALGIFTLVGTWNAYFWPMLALSGAPDAVPLSVAVLKLKGQFNYDPFNIAAGSIIMMLPVLLVFLAAQRLFMRGMEGAVK, from the coding sequence ATGAGTCTTGTGGTCCGCGCTCCCGCCCAGACCGCCGCGCCGCGCCGACGCAACGTGAAGCTGGGCCGGATCGTCCTGCGTTACGCCATCTTGCTGTCGGTGCTGGTGTTTGCCATCTTCCCCTTCCTGTGGACACTGGCCATCGCCCTGACCGACAAGACGGCCGGCGGCAGCATCTACAACTTCCCGGCCAGCCTGTTTCCGAAGGCGATTACGCTGCACAACTTTGTCGACGTGTACCGTACCTTCAGTCTTGGCAAGTACGTCTGGAACAGCATTTCCATAACAGGCATGACCATCATCGGGACACTGCTGGTCTCGGCGCTGGCCGCCTACCCGCTGGCCCGCTTCCGCTTTCCGGGCAAGGGCCTGATCTTCGCGGTAATTATCGCCACACTGGTCTTGCCCGGCGAGACCACCTTTATCGTGAACACCCTGACCCTGAAGAAGATGGGGCTGCTGGGAACCCACCTGGGGGTGGTGCTGCCCACGGTGGCGGCGGCCTTCGGCATCTTTCTGATGCGGCAGGCGTTTCTGAGCATCCCGCAAGCACTGTTAGAAGCGGCCCGTCTGGACGGTGCGGGCGAGTTGACCATCTTGACCCGCATTATGCTGCCCCTGAGCGTGCCGTCGCTGGCCGCCCTGGGCATTTTTACCCTGGTGGGCACCTGGAACGCCTACTTCTGGCCCATGCTGGCGCTGTCTGGTGCACCCGATGCCGTGCCGCTGAGCGTGGCGGTGTTGAAGCTCAAGGGGCAGTTCAATTACGACCCGTTCAACATTGCCGCCGGTTCGATCATCATGATGCTGCCCGTCCTGCTGGTCTTCTTGGCCGCTCAAAGGCTCTTTATGCGCGGCATGGAAGGCGCGGTGAAGTGA
- a CDS encoding carbohydrate ABC transporter permease, translating to MARSQPLGSKAPRSSSPRPRPRGSLRDTLLSYAFLAPALILLTLFTFYPLAYGSYLGFTEYGGARFAQGLAPKWIGLENFRTLAADPLFLTALGNSVKYLVIVPVLQLASLSVAVLVNKNLPGMAFFRAAYYIPVVTSISLAAVMWDWVYNKEGTLNWALGAVHLIAQGNFFGWLNNENTAFWAVMLVTFWRGFGYYMVLYLAGLQSIPAELEEAAVLDGASAWKRFWNITVPLMKPTILLCSLLSTIAALRVLEEVLVLTNGGPLNSTYTALMYVYSKAFQGFNFDYGLASAAGLVVAVVALLLSVANFRLFRESDGGET from the coding sequence ATGGCCCGTTCACAGCCGCTCGGTTCCAAGGCGCCGCGTTCCAGTTCCCCCCGTCCCCGACCCCGAGGATCGCTGCGCGACACCCTGCTGTCTTACGCCTTCCTGGCCCCGGCGCTGATCCTGCTCACGCTGTTTACCTTTTACCCGCTGGCTTACGGCTCGTATCTGGGCTTTACCGAATACGGTGGGGCGCGTTTTGCCCAGGGCCTCGCACCGAAATGGATCGGGCTGGAGAATTTCCGCACGCTGGCGGCCGATCCGTTGTTTCTGACCGCGCTGGGCAACAGCGTCAAGTATCTGGTCATCGTGCCGGTGTTACAGCTGGCCTCGCTCTCGGTGGCGGTGCTGGTCAACAAGAATTTGCCTGGCATGGCTTTTTTCCGGGCGGCGTATTACATCCCGGTGGTCACCAGTATCTCGCTGGCCGCCGTGATGTGGGACTGGGTGTACAACAAGGAAGGCACGTTGAACTGGGCGCTGGGCGCCGTGCACCTGATCGCGCAGGGCAATTTCTTCGGCTGGCTGAACAACGAGAACACTGCTTTCTGGGCGGTGATGCTGGTGACCTTCTGGCGCGGCTTCGGCTATTACATGGTGCTGTATCTGGCCGGGCTTCAGAGCATTCCGGCCGAGCTGGAGGAAGCGGCGGTGCTGGACGGGGCCTCGGCGTGGAAACGCTTCTGGAACATCACCGTGCCGCTGATGAAACCCACCATCTTGCTGTGCAGCCTGCTGTCCACCATCGCCGCGCTGCGGGTGCTCGAAGAGGTGCTGGTGCTGACCAACGGCGGGCCGCTCAACAGCACCTATACCGCGCTGATGTACGTGTATTCCAAGGCATTCCAGGGGTTCAACTTCGATTACGGACTGGCGAGCGCCGCCGGACTGGTGGTGGCTGTGGTGGCTTTGCTGCTGTCCGTGGCCAATTTCCGCCTGTTCCGCGAGAGTGACGGAGGGGAAACATGA
- a CDS encoding ABC transporter substrate-binding protein: MKQSHKKVLFALTLGLGLATVSAPAAAQKPTEITFWTWYLSPKFDPYIKDTIAAFEKANPGIKVNWFDKQESMVQDFIASVNLGNAPDVVNLNIDETGKAAQNGFLRNVDALTPLATLKSTFYPQTLANFTVGGKVYGYPWYGSLNEGVLLYNPDLMKKAGVSAPKNMTELLNMVKTVKDKTGAYAWVPALKDPGGASFLGYFYSDGLPIYDAKGNAAFNSPAHVALLQKYVDLFKGGYFPEDALRKEAFQLATELYAQNRVAMIVGGPQALNRIKDTNPGLYAKTVVTGAPLGKANVQTGTSMGMVIPQASKHPAEAAKLAAFFTNNANQIAFAKIVPIIPTTAAAQNDPFFKQASSDPIAKATALVGASGRFINPGFKAPGNSDDLYKNFSDNIEAALLGKKTPKAALDDAVKFWNANMKK, translated from the coding sequence ATGAAACAGTCCCACAAGAAAGTGCTGTTCGCTCTGACCCTCGGCCTCGGTCTGGCCACCGTTTCCGCGCCTGCCGCCGCGCAGAAGCCTACCGAGATTACCTTCTGGACGTGGTACCTCAGCCCCAAGTTTGACCCCTACATCAAGGACACCATCGCCGCCTTCGAGAAGGCCAACCCCGGCATCAAGGTCAACTGGTTCGACAAGCAAGAGAGCATGGTGCAGGACTTCATCGCCAGCGTGAACCTGGGCAACGCCCCCGACGTGGTCAACCTGAACATTGACGAAACCGGCAAGGCGGCCCAGAACGGCTTCCTGCGAAACGTGGACGCCCTGACGCCGCTTGCCACCCTTAAGTCCACCTTCTACCCGCAGACCCTGGCCAACTTCACCGTCGGCGGGAAGGTCTACGGCTATCCCTGGTACGGCTCGTTGAACGAGGGGGTGCTGCTGTACAACCCCGATCTGATGAAAAAGGCCGGCGTCAGCGCGCCGAAAAACATGACCGAGCTCCTGAACATGGTCAAGACCGTCAAGGACAAGACCGGGGCCTACGCCTGGGTGCCGGCCCTCAAAGATCCCGGCGGCGCGTCGTTCCTGGGCTATTTCTACTCGGACGGACTGCCGATCTACGACGCCAAGGGCAATGCGGCCTTCAACAGCCCGGCCCATGTGGCGCTGCTCCAGAAGTACGTCGATCTGTTCAAGGGCGGCTATTTCCCCGAAGACGCGCTGCGCAAGGAGGCCTTCCAGCTCGCCACGGAACTGTACGCCCAGAACCGGGTCGCCATGATCGTGGGTGGACCGCAGGCACTGAACCGCATCAAGGACACCAACCCCGGCCTTTATGCCAAAACGGTGGTCACCGGCGCGCCGCTGGGCAAGGCCAACGTGCAGACTGGCACCAGCATGGGCATGGTCATTCCGCAGGCCAGCAAACACCCCGCCGAGGCCGCCAAGCTGGCTGCCTTCTTCACCAACAATGCCAACCAGATCGCCTTCGCCAAGATCGTGCCGATTATTCCCACCACCGCCGCTGCCCAGAACGATCCGTTCTTCAAGCAGGCCAGCAGCGACCCAATTGCCAAGGCCACGGCCCTGGTGGGTGCGTCGGGCCGCTTTATCAACCCCGGCTTCAAGGCACCGGGCAATAGCGACGATCTGTACAAGAACTTCAGCGACAATATTGAGGCTGCGCTGCTGGGTAAGAAAACCCCCAAGGCCGCCCTGGACGACGCCGTGAAGTTCTGGAACGCCAATATGAAGAAGTGA
- a CDS encoding MurR/RpiR family transcriptional regulator, whose protein sequence is MTQLQAPPLSSPSNGAIGRIRLQAHSLSPSLRRVAEHVVQHADSAVHQTITEVATSVGVSEATITRLCRKLDYAGFHAFKIALAADLGGREQRGRTAHEQGGDRPTATERLFGQAARTLDDTARLLDPGTLEDVAQLLARAPRVDLTGQGNSGMIAQFFAHRLMRIGITSSAYTDPHVAAVSISTLPRGGVAIGLSSSGSTIDTVQHLRLAQSCGVYTVAITHRASSPITRHANAVLFTAAQEDPLTDAVLDTLTSQIMLLEVLYAAVLSHRPESNAMLRVTAESVVDKKY, encoded by the coding sequence ATGACCCAGCTTCAAGCTCCACCGCTCAGTTCCCCATCCAATGGGGCCATTGGCCGCATTCGCCTTCAAGCCCATAGCCTCTCGCCCAGCCTGCGCCGGGTAGCCGAACATGTCGTTCAACACGCAGACAGCGCCGTTCACCAGACCATCACCGAGGTGGCCACCAGCGTGGGGGTGTCCGAGGCCACGATCACGCGGCTGTGTCGCAAGCTGGACTACGCCGGCTTCCACGCCTTCAAGATCGCGCTGGCCGCGGATCTGGGCGGGCGAGAGCAGCGTGGCCGAACGGCACACGAGCAGGGCGGTGACCGCCCCACAGCCACCGAGCGCCTGTTCGGACAGGCCGCGCGCACCCTGGATGACACCGCACGCCTGCTGGATCCGGGCACGCTGGAGGATGTCGCCCAGCTGCTGGCGCGCGCGCCCCGGGTTGATCTGACAGGCCAGGGCAACAGCGGCATGATCGCCCAGTTCTTCGCCCACCGCCTGATGCGTATTGGCATTACCTCCAGTGCGTACACCGATCCACACGTGGCTGCCGTGAGCATCAGCACGCTGCCGCGCGGGGGGGTGGCGATTGGCCTGAGCAGTTCGGGCAGCACCATCGACACCGTGCAGCACCTGAGACTGGCGCAGTCGTGTGGGGTCTACACCGTGGCGATCACCCACCGCGCCAGCAGCCCGATCACCCGCCACGCCAACGCTGTGCTCTTCACCGCCGCGCAGGAAGATCCCCTGACCGACGCCGTGCTCGATACCCTCACCAGCCAGATCATGCTGCTTGAAGTTCTTTACGCCGCCGTCCTGTCCCACCGTCCCGAATCCAACGCCATGCTGCGCGTCACTGCTGAGAGTGTCGTGGACAAAAAGTACTGA
- a CDS encoding sensor histidine kinase, translated as MSSPDPLSHAALASAVFQVSLDCIIAIDQDNVVVEWNPAAERTFCYTRQEALGQSLSELIIPPAYRVAHERGLQRYLSTRIPQIANHRVQIDAQRRSGELFPCEIVFHPLEFGNRTYFAAYLRDLTEQRRLDQERTRLALVAEASTDLIAFSDLHNRLIYVNGAGRRLIGFPYDIPAHLTMADFVHPDDRSQLVDDAWPQVRETGSWDGEMRLIHQATGEEIVVHRTIFTVTDPATNMPVGYATVTRDIREHKRTERERLAWQAQLEQQVAERTEELRLLNADLDAFSYSVSHDLRTPIRHITSFAGLLERSLERNDPVKAARHLEVIVQAASRMDALVSGLLALAQSSRSQISRSSVNLLNLFEQVKQDLELDLKERHIDWNIGPLPTVQGDEVLLRQVVWNLLSNALKYSRTQPQAGVTVVAQRKAEEWIVEISDNGVGFDPRLAERLFKDFQRLHHQDEFEGVGVGLATVQRIILRHGGRVWATSIPGQGATFGFSLPV; from the coding sequence GTGTCCTCGCCCGATCCACTTTCACACGCTGCTCTTGCCAGTGCGGTGTTTCAAGTTTCCCTGGACTGCATCATCGCCATCGATCAGGACAACGTGGTTGTGGAGTGGAACCCGGCTGCCGAGCGGACTTTTTGCTACACCCGCCAGGAAGCGCTGGGACAGTCGCTCAGTGAACTGATTATTCCTCCTGCCTACCGGGTTGCCCACGAGCGTGGTTTGCAGCGCTACCTGAGCACGCGTATTCCGCAGATCGCCAACCACCGGGTACAGATTGACGCGCAGCGGCGCAGCGGTGAGCTCTTCCCATGCGAGATCGTCTTTCACCCGCTTGAATTTGGGAACCGCACCTATTTTGCGGCCTACCTGCGTGACCTCACCGAGCAGCGGCGGCTCGATCAGGAACGCACCCGCCTTGCGCTGGTGGCGGAGGCCAGCACCGACCTGATTGCTTTCTCAGATCTGCACAACCGCCTGATCTACGTCAACGGCGCGGGCCGCCGCCTGATCGGCTTCCCCTACGACATTCCGGCCCATCTGACCATGGCCGACTTCGTGCATCCTGACGACCGCAGCCAACTGGTGGACGACGCGTGGCCCCAGGTGCGTGAAACAGGCAGCTGGGACGGCGAGATGCGGCTGATTCACCAGGCCACGGGTGAAGAGATCGTCGTTCACCGCACCATCTTCACGGTGACTGATCCTGCGACGAACATGCCCGTCGGGTACGCGACCGTTACGCGCGACATCAGGGAACACAAGCGGACCGAACGTGAACGCCTGGCCTGGCAGGCGCAGCTGGAACAGCAGGTGGCCGAACGCACGGAGGAGCTCCGGCTGCTCAACGCGGATCTGGACGCCTTCAGCTACAGCGTGTCGCACGACCTGCGCACGCCCATCCGTCACATCACCAGTTTCGCCGGTCTGCTTGAGCGGTCTTTGGAGAGAAATGATCCAGTCAAGGCCGCGCGCCACCTGGAGGTGATCGTGCAGGCAGCGTCGCGCATGGACGCGCTCGTTTCCGGTCTGCTCGCGCTGGCCCAGTCGTCGCGCAGCCAGATTTCACGGTCGTCCGTCAATCTCCTCAACCTGTTTGAGCAGGTCAAGCAGGATCTGGAGCTGGACCTGAAGGAACGCCACATTGATTGGAACATCGGTCCACTGCCCACGGTTCAGGGAGATGAGGTGCTGCTCAGACAGGTGGTGTGGAACCTCTTGAGCAACGCCTTGAAATATTCCCGGACGCAGCCGCAAGCGGGCGTGACCGTCGTGGCCCAGCGGAAGGCTGAGGAATGGATTGTCGAAATCAGCGACAACGGGGTGGGCTTCGACCCCCGGCTCGCCGAGCGCCTGTTCAAGGACTTTCAGCGCTTACATCATCAAGACGAGTTCGAGGGCGTCGGCGTGGGACTTGCCACTGTGCAGCGGATCATCCTGCGGCATGGCGGCCGCGTCTGGGCCACGTCCATTCCCGGTCAGGGCGCTACCTTCGGCTTCAGTCTGCCGGTCTGA